caccactgcactccaacctgggcgacagagcaaaacttcatctcttaaaaaagaaaaaagaaatttagccgagcgtagtggcacacgcctgtagtcccagctactcgggaggctgaggcaggagaatcgcttgaacccgggaggcagaggttgcagtgagccaagatcacgccactgcactccagcctgggcgacagagcaagactcagtctaaaataaataaataaataaataaataaataaataagaaagaaatggagtTGCAGTGAAATCAGATACTCGTCCCTCATCACACCACTAGTTGGCAACAGTGCCAGATCTAGAGTCCATGTCTCCAGTgttctgttcatgttctttccGCAGTTCTTGCTGCTTTCAACATCACTGCAGGCTTTCTAAACACTCACCAAGGGTTGGCTGGAGGCTATTCCTTGGGAGTCAGCCCCTCCCATTCCAGAGCCGCCTCTgctattccattgcatgaattACAGATGCAAAAGGTTGCTAAAGCTGGAATAAGCAGATGAGTTCCCTTTCTTGCCCCAGTGTCTTACATTCTGTCAACCAGAAAGTTGACCGTGCATATAGTTATTAGTTGCTCTCATAGTAAATTATTGTCCTAATTTATCCAAAGTCCATTGTTGCTATGCAATATGCAGTCAAGAAGGAACATTCTGGTTTTGAATTATGTGAGCAATTCAGTCATCTGGCTTGCGTGTAAGAAGTAGATATGGCTAGTTGGCATGCGTAACTTGGGGCAGCAGCCTACTATGTTTGGATGCTTCTGTGACAGGAAATCTGGTTGCATCAAACTCTTGACTCTAGCGATGTCCATCCATGTGGGCACTAACTGTTAAAGACTAACAGATGAGCAGTAGGGTGCAGGGGAAAGATAATTCAACTTGACATGATAATTATCTGCATTAGAACCCTGCCCGTGCATCACCAGCAGAATGACTAGACTTTAGTGCACTTTAGACTTCAGCTGCGATGTTCCAGATAAAGGGCTTCACACCAAAGCTGGACTTGGTTTCTGAGCCTCTTTctgttcatctgtaaaatgctgaTCAGATTTGAACTTGCTTTATACATATTGTGTTACTTGGCTAACAGTATTTTAAAGACCTCTGTGCTTCAATAATCTgtaaaaaggccaggtgcggtggctcatgcctgtaatcacggcacttttgggggccgaggtgggcagatcacctgaggtcaggagtttaagaccagcctggccaacatggtgaaaccgcgtctctacaaaaaatacaaaatttagccaggcgtggtgctgcgcaactgtaatcccagctactcaggaggctgaggcaggagaatcactggaacctgggaagcagcggttgcagtgagctgaaatcgcgccactgcactccagcctgggcggcagagcgagactctgtctccaaaaaaaaaaaaaaaaaaaagtttcatcttTGTCTGTTTTAACTTATGTAAAGTTTCAAACATACTCAAGAAAGACTAGAATAATTAACTAAAATGAAGTACTAGTCACCagcagtttttaatattttgctgaCATCACTTATCTCTCTCAATACTTTTTTCCCCTCTGAGGTATTTTTAAGCACATTTGGGGGCCAGGCgcgatagctcacgcctgtaatcccagcactttgggaggccgaggcgggaggatcgcttggatCCTGGAACCCGGGAGTTCCAGAACAGTCTCAACCACCACAAttagcaataaaaaaataaataaaaattaaagcacatTTGGGCAAGATGTTTTAAAGATCTCTGTGCTTCAATTTTCTAATCTAGGAAATGACGATTATAATATCGAATTCACGGGGGACAATTATAttgaatattcaataaatgttagttatcacTGTTTACAGTGGTACCTATGTGCACAGCCCCCTCCAGCGCGTAAAAGCACTTTACAGCGCAGCGCTCCAGGCTCAAGACagatgttattgttgttgttgttattattattattattattattattattattattttgagacggagtctcgctcgctctgtcgcccaggctggagcgcagtggcgcgatctcggctaactgcaacatccccctcctgggttcaagcgattttcctgcctcagcctcccgagtagctgggattataagcacgcGCCACCGAGccgggctgatttttgtatgacAGATGTTATTAAAGACAGCGTGGAGAAACCAGAGCCTGCGTTGCTGAGCTTGCGGCCGCCCGCTTCACACCGCACTTCAGATCCGCTGGGTCAGGACGTGGATTGTCCCGTGCAGGCATCCATCGTCGAGTGTGGCAACGAGAGGGCGGGAACAGGAAGTGAGGATAGGCCGAGTTCCGGGCGCGAGGCGGCCACTGTGGAGAGCAGAGCGCGGCGGCTGGAAGCTGCTAAGTCAGAGCCGCGATGTTCCGGATTGAGGGCCTCGCGCCGAAGCTGGACCCGGAGGAGATGAGACGGAAGATGCGCGAGGATGTGATCTCCTCCATACGGAACTTTCTCATCTACGTGGCCCTGCTGCGAGTCAGTGAGTGTCTCCCGGGCTGTGACTGTGAGACCAGCGGGGAGCTCACCGACGGGCACCCCTTAACTCTAAGGGGTCATCGGGGCCTTCGAACTGAGCTGAACGGTAGCGGGGAGCAAGGAGGGTGCGCGTTGAAGGCGACGGGCATATGCGCGGTTTGAGGTCTGCGGGTCAGGGTCCGGGCACTGAAGTGCACGTGGTGGCCGGCGCGCGTGTTTAATCATCCTGGTTCTCCCAGCTTGAAGAATGTTTGAGctgccgggcgcgttggctcacacctgtaatcccacccagcactttgtgaagccgaggcgggcggatcatttggggtcaggagttcgtggtggcgggcgcctgtaatcccagctcctcgggaggctaaggtgggaggattgtttgaatccaggaggcggaggttgcagtgagccgagatcgcgacactgcactccagcttgagtgacagagcaagactccatctcaaaaaaaagaatgtttgagCTGAAAGAGCTCAAGTAATTATCCCTAGAGGAACTCCCTCGTTTTTGCAGAcggagaaacagagaaacagaaccagagtTCTAGAAGGAAGAAACAGCCTTCTTGGGAAGGCTGACCAAAGGTCACTCAGCGATTCAGTGAATGATCTTCACCTAAAATCCAGAACTCTTAACTCAGTACcagcttccttccctttcttttcttttcttttcttttttttttttctcgataCAGAGTcacgccctgttgcccaggctggagtgcagtggcgcagtcttggctcactgcaacctctgcctcccgagttcaagccattctcccacctcagcctcccgagtagctgagattacaggcgcgcgccaccacgcccggctaatttttgtatttttagtagagatgggtgtttaaccatgttggccaggccggtctcgaactcctgacctcaggtgatccacctgcctcagcctcccaaagtgctgggattacaggcgtgaaccagcgGCCGGGTTCCTTCCCTTTCAAAAGTGCTGACCTTTGAAATCCAAAAAGTTTtgcttcatttctgtttctttgtatagAGGGTGAAGTGAGTCATTAGGTTTttggaaaaaatgggaaaaaagaataTGAGTCTATAGGATTAATGCAaatatttgaggtttttttttctatattttacaatTGACAGGAAGTTACTCCCATTATATAGTCTTGACAGTGGACCTTTGAGGGAGGCAGGGCCTAAGATTCTTTatatcattttacaaatgagaacttGATTTTCAGAGGGGACTTAGCAAGGAAGGAAGGTATCAGAGTTATAGGAACACTGAATATAAGAACTGGAAGCAGCTTTATGATCAGTTCTCGAATGCCCTGCCTTCTCGTTCTCAATTCAGTATCCTTTCCATTGTTCCTTGCTGTATATTATTGGCCAGCCAGTCTGGATGGAGCGGCAGGGATGGTTCAAATAAATGAAGGCCATACCAAAGTCATCCTATTGAAGGCTCATGTTGGGCTTAGGCCAGAGCTCACTGATACT
This genomic window from Pan paniscus chromosome 11, NHGRI_mPanPan1-v2.0_pri, whole genome shotgun sequence contains:
- the TOMM5 gene encoding mitochondrial import receptor subunit TOM5 homolog isoform X2; this encodes MFRIEGLAPKLDPEEMRRKMREDVISSIRNFLIYVALLRVTPFILKKLDSI
- the TOMM5 gene encoding mitochondrial import receptor subunit TOM5 homolog isoform X1, with translation MFRIEGLAPKLDPEEMRRKMREDVISSIRNFLIYVALLRVSECLPGCDCETSGELTDGHPLTLRGHRGLRTELNGSGEQGGCALKATGICAV